A genomic window from Yoonia rosea includes:
- a CDS encoding holin-associated N-acetylmuramidase → MPTVTEIATDIVDREGGYVNDPDDPGGPTNYGVTVHTMRRLGLDLTKDGQIDSSDLRVLTRAHAVSIFVEHYFRGPRIDRLPVPLQPSVFDMYVNAGANAVKILQRLLCDMRIEVTIDGIIGPRTVAAARQAMDAAPDHLVDAYGIARRNYYYDLADRRPTSRKYAMRRDGGKGGWIKRAEEFMAARYHLTDAQHKARVAQWV, encoded by the coding sequence ATGCCGACAGTCACCGAAATTGCCACCGATATCGTGGACCGCGAAGGCGGCTATGTGAACGACCCCGATGATCCCGGCGGGCCGACAAATTATGGTGTCACAGTGCATACCATGCGCCGCTTGGGGCTTGATCTGACGAAGGATGGCCAAATTGACAGCAGCGATTTGCGGGTGCTGACACGCGCCCATGCGGTGTCGATCTTTGTAGAGCATTACTTTCGCGGACCACGCATTGACCGGTTGCCTGTGCCGCTACAGCCGAGTGTTTTCGATATGTATGTGAACGCAGGGGCCAATGCGGTGAAAATCCTGCAACGCTTGCTGTGCGATATGCGGATTGAGGTGACCATTGACGGGATCATCGGGCCCAGAACGGTTGCCGCAGCGCGGCAGGCGATGGACGCGGCCCCAGATCATCTTGTCGATGCCTACGGGATTGCGCGGCGCAACTATTACTATGATCTGGCAGACAGGCGTCCGACGAGCCGCAAATACGCGATGCGCCGCGATGGGGGTAAAGGCGGTTGGATCAAGCGGGCCGAGGAATTTATGGCCGCCCGCTATCACCTGACAGACGCACAACACAAAGCGAGGGTTGCACAATGGGTCTGA
- a CDS encoding holin family protein, which translates to MGLIPTVMSFLFGDNRNVIVETAQIFRENAENGAVRDASARNDSLTQLAAEFARPQRGLFDRMVDGLNRLPRPALALGTIWLFAMAMQDPERFAKGMEGLALVPEPLWWLMGAIVSFYFGARHQVKSQEFQRAIVQSLSVSKALQAPSARPADNPALSAWQAKNGE; encoded by the coding sequence ATGGGTCTGATTCCAACTGTGATGTCGTTTCTCTTTGGTGATAATCGCAATGTGATCGTCGAGACGGCACAGATATTCCGTGAAAATGCGGAAAACGGGGCGGTGCGGGATGCGTCAGCGCGCAACGATAGCCTGACACAGCTTGCCGCTGAATTTGCGCGTCCGCAGCGCGGCCTTTTTGACCGGATGGTTGACGGGCTGAACCGTCTGCCGCGCCCCGCACTTGCTTTGGGGACAATCTGGCTCTTTGCGATGGCGATGCAAGATCCTGAACGGTTTGCGAAAGGGATGGAAGGCCTTGCGCTGGTGCCGGAACCGCTTTGGTGGCTGATGGGCGCGATTGTAAGTTTCTATTTTGGCGCACGGCATCAGGTGAAATCGCAGGAATTTCAACGCGCTATCGTGCAAAGCCTGAGCGTGTCAAAGGCGCTCCAAGCTCCGTCTGCACGGCCTGCCGATAATCCGGCCCTGTCCGCGTGGCAGGCCAAAAATGGAGAATAA
- a CDS encoding pseudouridine synthase: protein MENNWASQLERRIVALEMRNAVDEVHRANVARRLGAIEDTLKWLVRLVIGGLLMAGLTYAVGGGLAL, encoded by the coding sequence ATGGAGAATAACTGGGCCAGCCAGCTCGAGCGCCGGATCGTCGCTCTTGAGATGCGTAATGCCGTGGATGAGGTGCACAGGGCCAATGTGGCCCGCCGTCTTGGCGCGATTGAAGATACGCTCAAATGGTTGGTGCGGCTGGTGATTGGTGGGCTGTTGATGGCTGGGCTGACCTATGCTGTGGGCGGTGGTCTGGCACTGTAG
- a CDS encoding heme lyase CcmF/NrfE family subunit has product MLIELGHFALILAFGVAIFQMIVPMIGAHRGNASWMAIAEPAATVQFLLTAFSFAVLTWAFVTSDFSLQLVYLNSHTDKPMIYKITGVWGNHEGSMLLWMVILTLFGACAAWFGDGLPARLRARVLSVQAAIGVAFFAFVLFTSNPFLRLEVPPLNGRDLNPLLQDPGLAFHPPFLYLGYVGLSMSFSFAIAALIEGRVDAAWGRWVRPWTLAAWMFLTVGIALGSWWAYYELGWGGFWFWDPVENASFMPWLIAAALLHSAIVVEKREALKSWTILLAIMAFGFSLLGAFIVRSGVLTSVHAFANDPERGMLILIILAVFLGGALTLFAFRAGAMESKGVFSTVSRESALILNNILLSVSCFVVFIGTIWPLVAEMLFDRTLSVGPPFFDAAFTPFMVALAIALPLGSLLAWKRGNLTRASKSLVGWLVLSVAIAALVYAVQSGNSALGPVGVALGVWVVGGALLDLWLRSGRDGLMSRLHRIARLPRADWGKATAHIGMGVTIFGIAAMLAWQKEDIRVAQIGDAWTVGQFEFRLDDVSQQQGPNYLTTMADMSVWRGDNQVGDLHPEKRFYPVANMPTTEAAILNGFLRDIYVVIGDPQANGGWAVRVYLKPFANWIWGGAILMALGGCFSLSDRRLRVGAASAKKTPVGAVPAE; this is encoded by the coding sequence ATGTTGATAGAACTTGGACACTTCGCTTTGATTCTGGCTTTTGGCGTTGCCATTTTCCAGATGATCGTGCCGATGATCGGCGCGCACCGTGGCAACGCAAGCTGGATGGCGATAGCCGAACCGGCGGCCACCGTACAATTCCTGCTCACCGCATTTTCGTTCGCGGTGCTGACATGGGCCTTTGTGACATCCGACTTTTCGTTGCAGCTGGTCTACCTGAACTCCCACACCGACAAACCGATGATCTACAAGATCACAGGTGTCTGGGGTAACCATGAGGGTTCGATGCTGCTCTGGATGGTGATCCTGACGCTCTTTGGCGCCTGTGCCGCGTGGTTTGGTGACGGCTTGCCAGCACGTTTGCGCGCGCGGGTGCTGTCAGTACAGGCGGCGATCGGCGTGGCGTTTTTTGCTTTCGTCCTGTTCACATCCAACCCGTTCCTGCGGCTGGAAGTTCCACCCCTGAACGGGCGTGACCTGAACCCGCTTTTGCAAGACCCCGGTTTGGCCTTTCACCCGCCGTTCCTCTACCTCGGCTATGTTGGCCTGAGCATGTCTTTCTCGTTTGCGATCGCCGCCTTGATCGAGGGACGCGTTGATGCGGCGTGGGGCCGTTGGGTCCGTCCGTGGACTTTGGCCGCCTGGATGTTCCTGACTGTCGGTATCGCGCTTGGCTCTTGGTGGGCCTATTATGAGCTGGGCTGGGGTGGGTTCTGGTTCTGGGATCCGGTCGAGAATGCCTCTTTCATGCCTTGGCTGATCGCGGCGGCGTTGCTGCACTCGGCCATCGTGGTCGAGAAACGCGAAGCGCTGAAAAGCTGGACAATCCTGCTGGCGATCATGGCTTTTGGCTTCTCGCTGCTTGGCGCGTTTATCGTGCGCTCGGGTGTGCTGACTTCGGTTCATGCCTTTGCAAACGATCCTGAACGCGGGATGCTGATCCTGATCATTCTCGCGGTCTTCTTGGGGGGCGCGCTGACACTCTTTGCGTTCCGCGCGGGGGCGATGGAATCAAAGGGCGTCTTCTCGACCGTCAGCCGTGAAAGCGCGTTGATCCTGAACAACATCCTGTTGTCAGTGAGCTGTTTTGTGGTGTTCATCGGAACGATCTGGCCACTGGTAGCCGAGATGCTGTTTGATCGCACGCTATCCGTGGGACCACCGTTCTTTGACGCGGCCTTTACACCGTTCATGGTGGCGCTGGCGATTGCATTGCCGCTCGGGTCGCTTCTGGCGTGGAAGCGCGGAAATCTGACACGGGCGTCGAAATCACTGGTGGGGTGGCTTGTGCTATCTGTCGCCATTGCGGCACTCGTCTACGCTGTACAGAGCGGCAATTCGGCCTTGGGGCCGGTTGGTGTGGCGCTTGGTGTTTGGGTCGTCGGTGGCGCACTTCTTGATCTGTGGTTGCGCAGTGGCCGTGACGGTTTGATGTCGCGCCTGCACCGCATTGCGCGCTTGCCGCGCGCGGATTGGGGCAAGGCGACGGCACATATCGGGATGGGTGTGACGATCTTTGGTATCGCCGCGATGCTGGCGTGGCAAAAGGAAGATATCCGCGTGGCCCAGATCGGCGACGCTTGGACTGTTGGCCAGTTCGAGTTCCGTCTGGATGACGTCAGCCAGCAACAAGGCCCGAACTATCTGACCACGATGGCCGATATGTCGGTCTGGCGTGGTGACAATCAGGTCGGCGATCTGCATCCTGAAAAGCGGTTCTATCCTGTTGCTAACATGCCCACAACCGAAGCCGCGATCTTGAACGGTTTTTTGCGGGATATCTATGTTGTCATCGGTGATCCGCAGGCAAATGGCGGATGGGCGGTGCGTGTCTATCTCAAACCCTTTGCGAACTGGATTTGGGGTGGCGCGATCCTGATGGCGCTTGGCGGGTGTTTCTCGCTTTCTGACCGGCGTTTGCGGGTTGGGGCGGCATCAGCCAAGAAAACCCCTGTCGGGGCGGTACCTGCGGAATGA
- a CDS encoding cytochrome c-type biogenesis protein: MKRFLLILLLLGGPVWAVDPSEILADPVLEERARDLSQGLRCPVCRNENIDESNAALAKELRILLRERLVAGDTDAQAVDFLVARYGEFVLLRPTTEGANIVLWLAAPALLLIALGVGWSTIRARRDTTEALSEHEKAELEKILRS; this comes from the coding sequence ATGAAGCGGTTTTTGCTCATCCTGTTGCTGCTTGGCGGGCCGGTCTGGGCCGTTGACCCCAGTGAGATCCTTGCCGATCCAGTGTTGGAAGAGCGGGCGCGCGATCTCTCACAAGGGCTGCGCTGCCCTGTGTGCCGCAATGAAAACATTGATGAAAGCAACGCGGCGCTTGCCAAAGAGCTTCGGATTTTGTTGCGCGAAAGGCTGGTCGCGGGGGACACGGATGCGCAAGCGGTGGATTTCCTTGTAGCACGCTACGGTGAATTTGTCCTGCTGCGTCCAACGACGGAAGGTGCAAATATTGTGTTGTGGCTCGCTGCACCCGCGCTCTTGCTGATTGCGCTTGGCGTCGGTTGGTCCACGATCCGCGCCAGACGCGACACAACCGAGGCCTTGTCCGAGCACGAGAAAGCGGAATTGGAGAAAATACTGCGGTCGTGA
- a CDS encoding enoyl-CoA hydratase-related protein, with protein sequence MDYQAIHFAIRNSVAEITLNRPDMMNALNTQMRAEITHAFKAAEKDARVVVLTGAGRAFCSGQDLGDGGSAATLDLERTLRDEYVPMLKAIFDCRVPTIAAVNGPAAGAGANLALAADVVIASEDAYFIQAFTRIGLIPDAGGTYWLPRQMGAAKAMGAALFADKISAQQAEQWGMIYETAPASTFKDHVATRAAHLAQGPTVAYRQLKKAIRGSFENSLDEQLALEAKLQGRCGETRDFQEGVVAFLEKRKAVYEGR encoded by the coding sequence ATGGACTATCAGGCCATTCACTTCGCCATTCGCAATTCTGTCGCTGAAATTACGCTGAACCGTCCCGACATGATGAATGCGCTTAACACGCAGATGCGCGCCGAGATCACCCATGCTTTCAAAGCCGCTGAAAAAGATGCGCGGGTGGTTGTCCTGACAGGGGCGGGCAGGGCGTTCTGTTCCGGTCAGGATCTTGGCGATGGCGGTAGTGCGGCGACGCTTGATCTGGAACGCACCCTGCGCGATGAATATGTGCCGATGCTGAAGGCGATCTTCGATTGCCGTGTCCCGACAATCGCGGCGGTGAACGGTCCCGCAGCCGGGGCCGGGGCGAACCTCGCACTGGCGGCTGATGTGGTCATTGCATCCGAGGATGCGTATTTCATTCAGGCGTTCACCCGCATCGGCCTGATCCCTGATGCCGGTGGCACCTATTGGTTGCCGCGCCAGATGGGTGCTGCCAAAGCGATGGGGGCGGCCCTTTTTGCCGACAAGATCAGTGCGCAACAGGCCGAGCAATGGGGGATGATCTATGAGACCGCCCCTGCGTCAACATTCAAAGACCATGTGGCCACACGTGCCGCCCATCTGGCGCAGGGTCCGACGGTGGCTTACCGGCAGCTGAAAAAGGCGATCCGTGGGTCGTTCGAGAACTCATTGGACGAGCAACTGGCGCTTGAGGCAAAACTGCAAGGGCGCTGCGGCGAGACGCGCGATTTTCAGGAAGGTGTCGTCGCGTTCCTGGAAAAGCGCAAAGCGGTCTACGAAGGCCGCTGA
- a CDS encoding GNAT family N-acetyltransferase — protein MPLVTKRLVLRAARQEDLTDLYAIFSDPRAMRYWSTPPHDSPARTQKNLDRLIAHADGLLTYFVIEKDGRVIGTAGMHQANEVGFILHPDYWRQGIISEAMGAIIPHLFAITDHAQLTAEADPRNAASVGILKSLGFKETHRAERTFCINGEWSDSVYFALQRPS, from the coding sequence ATGCCCCTAGTGACCAAACGCTTGGTGCTGCGCGCCGCGCGGCAAGAGGACCTGACGGATCTCTATGCGATCTTCAGTGATCCGCGCGCGATGCGCTATTGGTCGACACCACCCCATGACAGCCCCGCACGCACGCAGAAAAACCTTGACCGTTTGATCGCCCATGCCGACGGGTTGCTGACCTATTTCGTGATTGAAAAGGACGGGCGCGTGATCGGGACCGCAGGCATGCATCAAGCCAACGAGGTGGGCTTTATCCTGCATCCGGATTATTGGCGGCAAGGCATCATATCCGAGGCCATGGGCGCGATCATTCCGCACCTCTTTGCCATCACGGATCACGCGCAACTCACCGCGGAAGCAGACCCCCGAAATGCAGCTTCTGTTGGTATCCTCAAATCACTGGGGTTCAAGGAAACCCACAGGGCCGAGCGGACATTCTGCATCAACGGCGAATGGTCAGACAGCGTGTATTTCGCACTTCAGCGGCCTTCGTAG
- a CDS encoding citrate synthase encodes MAETTDTAKLTLKGKTYELPVYSPTGGPDVIDIRKLYAQADVFTYDPGFTSTAACDSTITFIDGEEGVLLHRGYPIDQLASQSHYLEVCYLLLYGELPSSTELEKFESLVTNHTMIHEQMHNFFRGFRRDAHPMATMVGVVGAMSAFYHDSTDINDPHQREVATIRLIAKMPTVAAMAYKYSIGQPFVYPRNDLDYAANFLHMCFAVPAQEYHVDPILARAMDRIFTLHADHEQNASTSTVRLASSSGANPFACIAAGIACLWGPAHGGANQACLEMLKEIGTVDRIPEFIARAKDKNDPYRLMGFGHRVYKNFDPRATVMKQSADEVLELLGVENNPVLQVAKELEKQALADPYFADKKLFPNVDFYSGIILEAMGFPTSMFTPIFAVARTVGWISQWAEQLADPQLKIGRPRQLYLGEMERKYVDIEKR; translated from the coding sequence ATGGCTGAGACTACCGATACCGCGAAGCTGACGCTCAAAGGCAAGACTTACGAATTGCCCGTCTACTCCCCCACGGGCGGACCAGACGTGATTGATATCCGCAAGCTTTACGCCCAAGCCGATGTGTTCACCTATGACCCCGGCTTTACGTCTACAGCAGCCTGCGACAGCACCATCACATTTATTGATGGCGAAGAAGGCGTGCTGCTGCACCGTGGCTACCCGATCGACCAGCTGGCGTCACAGTCGCACTACCTCGAAGTCTGCTACCTGCTGCTTTATGGCGAGCTGCCTTCTTCCACAGAATTGGAAAAGTTCGAATCCCTCGTGACCAATCACACGATGATCCACGAACAGATGCACAACTTCTTCCGTGGTTTCCGCCGCGATGCGCACCCGATGGCCACGATGGTGGGTGTTGTTGGCGCGATGTCTGCATTCTATCACGACAGCACCGACATCAATGACCCGCACCAGCGCGAGGTGGCCACGATCCGTTTGATCGCCAAGATGCCGACCGTTGCCGCGATGGCCTATAAATACTCCATCGGCCAGCCGTTCGTGTATCCACGCAATGATCTGGATTACGCCGCGAATTTCCTGCACATGTGCTTTGCTGTACCCGCGCAGGAATACCACGTTGATCCAATCCTGGCCCGCGCGATGGACCGTATTTTCACGCTGCACGCCGATCACGAGCAAAACGCCTCGACCTCGACCGTGCGTCTTGCTTCTTCCTCTGGCGCCAATCCGTTTGCCTGTATCGCCGCCGGTATCGCCTGTCTTTGGGGCCCTGCGCATGGCGGTGCGAACCAGGCCTGTCTTGAAATGCTCAAGGAAATCGGCACCGTTGACCGTATTCCGGAGTTCATTGCACGCGCCAAGGACAAGAACGACCCTTACCGTCTGATGGGCTTTGGCCACCGCGTTTACAAGAACTTTGACCCACGCGCGACTGTGATGAAGCAAAGCGCCGATGAGGTGCTGGAACTTTTGGGTGTTGAAAACAACCCTGTTCTGCAAGTCGCAAAAGAGCTTGAGAAACAAGCGCTGGCCGATCCGTATTTTGCCGATAAAAAGCTGTTCCCGAATGTGGACTTCTATTCCGGTATCATCCTTGAGGCGATGGGTTTCCCGACCTCGATGTTCACACCGATCTTTGCCGTTGCCCGTACCGTGGGCTGGATTTCGCAGTGGGCCGAACAGCTTGCCGATCCACAGTTGAAGATCGGCCGTCCGCGCCAGCTTTATCTGGGCGAGATGGAACGCAAATATGTCGATATCGAAAAACGCTAA
- the gltX gene encoding glutamate--tRNA ligase has protein sequence MSVVTRFAPSPTGALHIGGARTALFNWLYARGHGGTFLLRIEDTDRARSTDENRQAILDGLTWLGLDWDGEPTSQAANADRHAAVAHELLAKGAAYKCFSTQDEIEAFREKAREEKTSTLFRSPWRDVAAADHPDAPYVIRIKAPRDGQTTLHDEVQSDVTFANNQLDDMILLRSDGTPVYMLAVVVDDHDMGVTHVIRGDDHLANAFRQNMIYEAMGWPKPVLAHIPLIFGPDGKKLSKRHGATGAAEYQALGYPAAGMRNYLARLGWSHGDDEFFTDAQAKEWFDLNGIGKSPARFDFKKLENICGQHIAVADDAALLQEMQGYLAATGAEPFTEAQKDGMLKAMYCLKERAKTFPELIEKAHFVLTSRPIAPDEKAAAHLTDVFRGILGELTPQLQNASWSRDILEGVVASTAEAHDMKLGKLAGPLRAALAGRAVSPSVFDMMLVLGQDETIARLQDASR, from the coding sequence ATGTCTGTTGTCACACGCTTCGCCCCGTCACCCACCGGTGCCCTGCACATCGGGGGTGCGCGCACGGCCTTGTTTAACTGGCTTTATGCCCGCGGACACGGTGGCACATTCCTGCTGCGGATCGAGGATACAGACAGGGCGCGTTCCACAGACGAAAACCGCCAGGCGATCCTTGATGGTCTGACATGGCTGGGCCTTGATTGGGATGGCGAACCGACCAGCCAGGCCGCGAACGCCGACCGTCACGCGGCTGTTGCGCATGAACTGCTGGCCAAAGGCGCGGCCTATAAATGCTTCAGCACCCAGGATGAAATCGAAGCCTTCCGTGAAAAGGCCCGCGAAGAGAAAACATCCACCCTGTTCCGGTCACCATGGCGGGATGTGGCCGCAGCGGACCATCCTGATGCGCCCTACGTGATCCGCATCAAGGCCCCGCGCGACGGGCAGACAACGCTGCACGATGAGGTGCAAAGCGATGTGACATTCGCCAATAACCAGTTGGACGACATGATCCTGCTGCGCTCGGACGGCACACCTGTCTATATGCTGGCGGTCGTGGTGGACGATCACGACATGGGCGTGACCCATGTGATCCGTGGTGACGACCACCTTGCCAACGCCTTCCGGCAAAACATGATCTACGAGGCGATGGGATGGCCGAAACCTGTGCTGGCGCATATTCCGCTGATCTTCGGCCCTGACGGCAAAAAGCTGTCAAAACGCCACGGGGCGACGGGTGCTGCCGAATATCAGGCGCTGGGGTATCCTGCGGCCGGAATGCGCAACTATCTGGCGCGTCTGGGGTGGAGCCACGGGGATGACGAGTTCTTCACCGACGCACAGGCCAAGGAATGGTTCGATCTGAACGGAATCGGCAAATCACCGGCCCGGTTCGATTTCAAAAAGCTCGAGAACATCTGCGGTCAGCATATTGCCGTCGCAGACGATGCTGCACTGCTGCAAGAAATGCAGGGTTACCTTGCGGCAACAGGGGCTGAACCGTTCACCGAGGCACAAAAAGATGGCATGCTGAAAGCGATGTACTGCCTTAAAGAACGGGCCAAGACCTTTCCGGAACTGATTGAAAAGGCTCACTTTGTTCTGACATCACGCCCGATTGCGCCGGACGAGAAGGCCGCGGCCCATCTGACTGATGTATTCCGTGGTATACTGGGAGAATTGACGCCGCAGTTGCAAAATGCTAGCTGGTCTCGTGACATCCTGGAAGGGGTCGTCGCATCCACTGCCGAAGCTCATGACATGAAACTAGGCAAGCTGGCCGGACCTTTACGGGCGGCTCTCGCTGGACGCGCGGTCTCACCGAGTGTGTTCGACATGATGTTGGTCCTCGGGCAAGATGAAACCATCGCCCGCCTGCAGGATGCCAGCCGCTGA
- a CDS encoding ComEC/Rec2 family competence protein encodes MRARIEDALLAQRGQLIGWVPVCLGVGIGTYFALSFEPDVLLMAGFTIAAACLLIASRLVPTAFAPLLMALVLVVAGAGIAKLRVAAVETPILTFRYYGAIEGRIVNIDRSASDAVRLTLDRVVLERMSPARTPRHVRVSVHGQQPLAVFTPGDVIILTGHLSPPAGPAEPGGFDFQRHAWFMELGAVGYTRTPVLRLIAADNTTVAARLFALRMAVSRAVQAAIPGEAGAFAAAIMTGDRSGMGQETLRDLRTSNLAHLLAISGLHMGLLTGFIFAVVRYGLASIPGIALRWPTKKIAAVCALAVGAFYLALSGGSVSTERAYIMVAVMLVAVLLGRKALTLRAVAIAAILVLVWQPEALIGPGFQMSFAATTALVVAFGALRKVDLHRLPRWARAVLSVILSSFIAGIATAPFAAAHFNQIAHYGLIANVLSVPLMGVLVMPAAVLAVCLAPLGLWWIGLGLMDIGLRWILLVARTVSAQEGALGHVIAPDWFVLPLLAFGLLACVLIVGRGRLIGVAVVLLAAVLWQQTSRATLLVADSGALIGLNGTDGRALSKPSGNSFVADIWLENDGAPVAQEVAAARDGLLIEGRVTRADLGEWQVLQVSGKTALVALRDCDGADVLISNQIDAGPRPCAVYDVTRLRNTGALALDVAGNGDLRITTAHQMTGQRPWNSWQGPWPAPVTLSYAQQKRAAEATLPR; translated from the coding sequence GTGCGTGCGCGGATCGAAGACGCGCTTCTGGCGCAACGCGGGCAATTGATCGGCTGGGTGCCTGTGTGTCTCGGCGTTGGTATTGGCACCTATTTTGCACTGTCTTTTGAACCTGATGTCCTGCTTATGGCCGGTTTCACCATTGCTGCGGCCTGTTTGCTGATTGCGTCACGTCTGGTGCCCACGGCATTTGCGCCTTTGCTGATGGCTCTGGTTCTGGTGGTCGCAGGGGCAGGCATTGCCAAGCTCCGCGTGGCGGCGGTCGAGACCCCGATCCTGACCTTTCGCTATTATGGCGCAATCGAGGGCCGGATCGTGAATATCGACCGTTCGGCCAGCGATGCGGTGCGGTTGACGCTGGACCGCGTTGTTCTTGAACGCATGTCACCGGCCCGTACACCGCGCCATGTGCGCGTGTCGGTGCATGGCCAACAGCCGCTTGCTGTCTTTACCCCCGGTGATGTGATTATCCTGACGGGGCATCTGTCACCGCCCGCAGGCCCAGCCGAGCCGGGCGGTTTCGATTTTCAACGCCATGCATGGTTCATGGAACTGGGCGCCGTAGGCTATACGCGTACGCCCGTCCTGCGGTTGATCGCGGCCGATAATACCACCGTTGCCGCACGCCTTTTTGCGCTGCGCATGGCGGTGTCGCGTGCGGTGCAAGCCGCGATCCCGGGCGAAGCGGGGGCCTTTGCCGCCGCCATCATGACCGGTGACCGGTCCGGTATGGGGCAAGAGACGTTGCGCGATTTGCGTACTTCCAATCTTGCGCATCTTCTGGCCATTTCCGGACTGCATATGGGGCTTTTGACGGGCTTTATCTTTGCAGTCGTCCGGTATGGTTTGGCATCGATCCCCGGCATCGCCTTGCGTTGGCCCACCAAGAAGATCGCCGCAGTCTGTGCGCTGGCCGTGGGGGCTTTCTATCTGGCCTTGTCGGGGGGCAGTGTTTCCACCGAGCGCGCCTATATCATGGTTGCGGTCATGCTGGTTGCGGTCTTGCTTGGGCGGAAGGCACTGACACTCCGGGCCGTTGCGATTGCTGCAATTCTCGTGCTGGTGTGGCAACCCGAGGCCCTGATCGGGCCGGGGTTCCAGATGTCATTTGCGGCCACAACGGCTCTCGTCGTGGCGTTCGGGGCACTCCGAAAGGTTGATCTGCACCGCCTGCCGCGATGGGCGCGAGCGGTCCTGTCCGTGATCCTGTCATCGTTTATTGCCGGGATTGCGACAGCACCTTTCGCTGCGGCACATTTCAACCAGATTGCCCATTACGGCTTGATTGCCAATGTCCTGAGCGTGCCTTTGATGGGTGTTCTGGTGATGCCTGCGGCGGTGCTGGCGGTCTGCCTTGCGCCCTTGGGGCTGTGGTGGATCGGGCTTGGGTTGATGGACATCGGGCTGCGCTGGATCTTGTTGGTGGCGCGCACCGTATCCGCGCAAGAGGGCGCGCTGGGGCATGTTATTGCGCCGGATTGGTTTGTTTTGCCGCTTTTGGCATTTGGGCTTCTGGCATGCGTGCTGATTGTGGGGCGGGGGCGGTTGATCGGGGTTGCTGTCGTCTTGTTGGCCGCTGTGCTTTGGCAACAGACTTCGCGCGCCACACTGCTTGTCGCTGATAGCGGCGCGCTGATCGGGCTCAATGGAACGGATGGGCGGGCGCTCTCCAAGCCCTCTGGCAACAGCTTTGTTGCGGACATCTGGCTTGAAAATGATGGTGCGCCCGTCGCCCAAGAGGTGGCCGCCGCGCGTGACGGGCTCTTGATCGAGGGGCGTGTCACACGGGCCGATCTGGGGGAATGGCAGGTGTTGCAGGTGTCTGGCAAAACAGCCCTTGTGGCATTGCGGGACTGTGATGGGGCCGACGTGCTGATCAGCAATCAGATTGATGCAGGGCCACGCCCCTGCGCGGTCTATGATGTGACACGCCTGCGCAACACGGGCGCTTTGGCGCTGGATGTGGCGGGGAATGGTGATTTGCGGATCACAACGGCACATCAGATGACAGGGCAGCGCCCATGGAACAGTTGGCAAGGCCCGTGGCCTGCGCCCGTCACGCTGTCTTATGCGCAACAAAAAAGGGCCGCCGAAGCGACCCTTCCGAGATAA
- the lexA gene encoding transcriptional repressor LexA, with amino-acid sequence MLTKKQLDLLEFIHKRVQRDGVPPSFDEMKEALDLRSKSGIHRLITALEERGFIRRLAHRARALEIVKLPDAMQGKTGFQPRVIDGDKPDSTPAAAIAVESGSVDLPMMGRIAAGVPIEAISEVSHNVSVPQSMLGSGDHYALEVKGDSMIEAGINDGDVVVIRETSVANNGDIVVALVEGHEATLKRFRRNGAAIALEAANPAYETRVFRDDQVKVQGRLVGLIRTY; translated from the coding sequence ATGTTGACGAAAAAACAGCTCGATCTTCTGGAGTTCATTCACAAGCGCGTCCAGCGCGATGGTGTCCCGCCCAGTTTCGATGAAATGAAAGAAGCGCTCGACCTGCGCTCCAAGTCCGGTATCCACCGCCTGATCACCGCTTTGGAAGAACGGGGTTTCATCCGGCGTTTGGCGCATCGCGCCCGCGCGCTTGAGATCGTGAAACTGCCCGATGCAATGCAGGGCAAGACCGGTTTTCAGCCACGCGTGATTGACGGTGACAAACCGGACAGCACCCCTGCCGCCGCCATAGCCGTTGAAAGCGGATCGGTTGACCTGCCGATGATGGGCCGGATTGCGGCCGGTGTCCCGATTGAGGCAATCAGCGAAGTGTCGCACAATGTTTCAGTGCCACAATCGATGCTGGGCAGCGGTGATCACTACGCGCTTGAAGTTAAAGGCGATTCGATGATCGAGGCAGGCATCAACGACGGCGATGTCGTGGTGATCCGCGAAACATCAGTGGCCAACAATGGTGATATCGTCGTGGCCCTTGTTGAAGGCCATGAAGCCACGCTGAAACGGTTCCGCCGCAACGGCGCGGCCATCGCGCTTGAGGCCGCGAACCCTGCTTATGAAACACGGGTATTCCGTGATGATCAGGTCAAGGTCCAAGGCCGATTGGTCGGCCTGATCCGGACCTATTAG